One Lysobacter silvisoli DNA window includes the following coding sequences:
- a CDS encoding pyridoxal phosphate-dependent aminotransferase: protein MSLPPVKTRERLSEVRYEIRGELARRARELEAQGRKQIKLNIGNPGAFGFRAPEHLQRAIAERIADTDPYTHQQGLPAAREAIASFHKLRGTPNASPERVFVGNGVSELIDLSLRALLNPGDEVLLPSPDYPLWSAATILNDGRPVYYRCQPENGFLPDPDEIEQLVSSRTRAIVLINPNNPTGAAYPRELIERIVAIAARHKLLLMCDEIYDSILYDGAQFTPVAPIAGDLPCLSFGGLSKVHRACGWRVGWAVLSGDPVASGDFHHAMDLLGALRLCANVPGQFAIDAALHGEDTIAPLCAPGGRLYEARRAVIEAVQASKHLQLVAPAGALYAFPAVVGAAAQGFDDHQFALELLETEDVLVVPGSSFNVPYRNHFRVTLLPQPDDLREVFHRIERVLDRHAERAADAGRAVA, encoded by the coding sequence ATGTCCCTGCCTCCCGTGAAAACCCGCGAACGCCTGTCCGAAGTCCGTTACGAAATCCGCGGCGAACTGGCCCGCCGGGCCCGCGAACTGGAGGCCCAGGGCCGCAAGCAGATCAAGCTCAACATCGGCAATCCGGGCGCCTTCGGTTTCCGCGCGCCGGAACACCTGCAGCGCGCGATCGCCGAGCGCATCGCCGACACCGATCCCTATACCCATCAGCAGGGCCTGCCGGCCGCGCGCGAGGCCATCGCCTCGTTCCACAAGCTGCGCGGCACGCCCAACGCCTCGCCCGAGCGCGTGTTCGTGGGCAACGGCGTGAGCGAGCTGATCGACCTGAGCCTGCGCGCGCTGCTCAACCCCGGCGACGAAGTGCTGCTGCCCTCGCCCGACTACCCGCTGTGGTCGGCGGCCACCATCCTCAACGACGGCCGCCCGGTGTATTACCGCTGCCAGCCGGAGAACGGCTTCCTGCCCGACCCGGACGAAATCGAGCAGCTGGTGTCCAGCCGCACCCGCGCCATCGTGCTGATCAACCCGAACAACCCGACCGGCGCCGCGTATCCGCGCGAGCTGATCGAGCGCATCGTGGCCATCGCCGCGCGCCACAAGCTGCTGCTGATGTGCGACGAAATCTACGACTCCATCCTCTACGACGGCGCGCAGTTCACCCCGGTGGCGCCGATCGCCGGCGACCTGCCCTGCCTGAGCTTCGGCGGCCTGAGCAAGGTGCACCGCGCCTGCGGCTGGCGCGTGGGCTGGGCGGTGCTGTCGGGCGACCCGGTGGCCAGCGGCGATTTCCACCACGCCATGGACCTGCTGGGCGCGCTGCGCCTGTGCGCCAACGTGCCGGGCCAGTTCGCGATCGACGCGGCGCTGCACGGCGAGGACACCATCGCGCCGCTGTGCGCGCCGGGCGGGCGCCTGTACGAAGCGCGCCGCGCAGTGATCGAAGCGGTGCAGGCCAGCAAGCACCTGCAGCTGGTCGCGCCGGCCGGCGCGCTGTACGCGTTCCCGGCCGTGGTCGGCGCGGCGGCGCAAGGCTTCGACGATCACCAGTTCGCGCTGGAACTGCTGGAAACCGAAGACGTGCTGGTGGTGCCGGGTTCGAGCTTCAACGTGCCCTACCGCAATCACTTCCGCGTGACCCTGCTGCCGCAGCCGGACGACCTGCGCGAAGTGTTCCACCGCATCGAACGCGTGCTGGACCGCCACGCCGAGCGCGCGGCGGACGCCGGCCGCGCCGTCGCCTAA